In Bubalus kerabau isolate K-KA32 ecotype Philippines breed swamp buffalo chromosome 4, PCC_UOA_SB_1v2, whole genome shotgun sequence, one DNA window encodes the following:
- the DYNLL2 gene encoding dynein light chain 2, cytoplasmic: MSDRKAVIKNADMSEDMQQDAVDCATQAMEKYNIEKDIAAYIKKEFDKKYNPTWHCIVGRNFGSYVTHETKHFIYFYLGQVAILLFKSG, from the exons ATGTCTGACcggaaggcagtgatcaagaatgCAGACATGTCTGAGGACATGCAACAAGATGCCGTTGACTGTGCCACACAGGCTATGGAGAAGTACAACATAGAGAAGGACATTGCTGCCTATATCAAGAAG gAATTTGACAAGAAATATAACCCTACCTGGCACTGTATCGTGGGCCGAAATTTTGGCAGCTACGTTACACATGAGACAAAGCACTTCATCTATTTTTACTTGGGTCAAGTTGCAATCCTCCTCTTCAAGTCAGGCTAG